Proteins from one Pleurocapsa minor HA4230-MV1 genomic window:
- a CDS encoding PH domain-containing protein, protein MFKKIAAETLGLSDIGKIISPADYDKVDADDYLFHEDGEKIFFLIKSKKDEYCFTNLALIHVDGDSAISNKRIVKRYEYASYQVSQVFIETAGNIDLDIEIKFTLGNSQVFSIDVDRQSLESLKDIYKVLITISKLQHKEEISRNNAVLCLQALSSMYKINNIENEASIVQHFNTIFVNFNATILERYTKRDFSNIFEKYIRL, encoded by the coding sequence ATGTTTAAAAAAATAGCAGCCGAAACACTAGGTTTGAGCGATATTGGCAAAATTATTTCCCCTGCCGATTACGATAAAGTAGATGCTGATGATTATTTGTTTCACGAAGATGGGGAAAAAATCTTTTTTCTAATCAAATCCAAAAAAGATGAATACTGCTTTACTAATTTGGCTTTAATTCATGTTGATGGAGATTCTGCTATTTCCAACAAAAGAATTGTTAAGCGTTATGAATATGCCAGTTATCAAGTTTCACAAGTTTTTATTGAAACCGCAGGCAATATTGACTTAGATATTGAAATAAAGTTTACCTTGGGTAATAGCCAAGTTTTTAGCATTGATGTCGATCGCCAGTCCCTCGAATCACTCAAAGATATTTACAAAGTTTTAATTACAATTAGCAAGCTTCAACATAAGGAAGAAATCAGCCGCAACAATGCCGTTCTCTGTCTTCAGGCTCTATCATCAATGTATAAAATCAATAACATTGAAAACGAAGCCTCAATCGTGCAGCATTTCAATACCATTTTCGTGAATTTTAATGCCACAATTTTAGAGCGCTATACAAAACGAGATTTTAGCAATATTTTTGAAAAATATATTCGCCTTTAG
- a CDS encoding tetratricopeptide repeat protein: MLFSLITASALPILGSVLEGQQFATNPNQEVITLSQQELALIEAEASGYQKVLEREPNNDTALNGLLKIRLQQKDLNSAIAPLETLAKLHPEQTEYSTLLAQAKSQIEDYEGAAAVYNEVLAEHPGDIYALGGITNLYLTQSLPERAIALLKKTIKLADNADSPQAGSINREAVELLLGELYTNQKRYGEAIALYDRLAQLDQTDFRPILAKALVLEKKGDLSAAQPVLQKAYIAAPEQYKDQIGQEMERIVKEIKVSKADNQKSALSVE; the protein is encoded by the coding sequence ATGTTATTTTCTTTAATAACTGCTTCTGCCCTGCCGATATTAGGCAGTGTCCTTGAAGGACAACAATTTGCCACAAATCCCAATCAAGAGGTAATCACCCTTTCACAGCAAGAACTAGCACTCATAGAAGCAGAAGCTTCTGGTTATCAAAAAGTTCTAGAACGTGAACCAAACAACGACACGGCTTTAAATGGTCTATTAAAAATTAGATTACAACAAAAAGATTTAAACAGCGCGATCGCTCCCTTGGAAACATTAGCAAAACTTCATCCTGAACAGACTGAATATAGTACTTTACTGGCTCAAGCCAAGTCACAAATTGAAGATTATGAAGGAGCAGCCGCAGTATATAACGAAGTATTAGCTGAACATCCTGGAGATATTTATGCTCTTGGTGGTATTACCAATCTCTATTTAACTCAATCATTACCAGAGAGAGCGATCGCCTTATTAAAAAAAACAATTAAGTTAGCCGATAATGCTGATAGCCCCCAGGCAGGTTCAATTAATCGAGAAGCCGTAGAATTATTACTAGGGGAACTATACACCAATCAGAAACGATATGGAGAAGCGATCGCCCTCTACGATCGATTAGCCCAGTTAGATCAGACTGATTTTCGTCCTATTTTGGCTAAAGCTTTGGTATTGGAGAAAAAAGGCGACTTGAGCGCAGCCCAGCCAGTGTTACAAAAAGCCTATATAGCTGCTCCCGAACAGTATAAAGATCAGATTGGGCAGGAAATGGAGCGAATAGTCAAGGAAATTAAAGTATCTAAAGCAGATAATCAGAAATCAGCATTATCCGTTGAATAA
- a CDS encoding 1-acyl-sn-glycerol-3-phosphate acyltransferase — protein MEGKRESFANWASYHLLKWSIVSPALHTYWRLNIYGAENVPQSGGLIAVSNHASYFDPPILSNCVGRPVAFMAKEELFKIPVFKQGIQLYGAYPVKRQMGDRAALRAATTAIESGWIAAIFLQGTRSPDAKITDPKLGAAWIAAKTKVPLLPVSLWGTEKILIKGSALPKPVPITVRIGEVIPPPASTNKADLQAVTEQCAAVINALHDLGR, from the coding sequence GTGGAAGGGAAAAGAGAGTCATTTGCTAATTGGGCATCTTATCATCTATTGAAATGGTCAATAGTTAGCCCTGCTCTACATACTTATTGGCGGTTAAATATTTATGGGGCAGAAAATGTCCCTCAATCTGGTGGCTTAATTGCCGTAAGTAATCATGCTAGCTATTTCGATCCACCTATCTTATCTAATTGTGTGGGTCGTCCTGTAGCTTTTATGGCCAAAGAAGAGTTGTTCAAAATCCCCGTGTTCAAGCAGGGAATTCAGCTTTATGGGGCATATCCTGTAAAACGTCAAATGGGCGATCGCGCAGCTCTACGTGCAGCTACCACAGCTATAGAATCAGGCTGGATCGCAGCGATATTTTTACAGGGAACTCGTTCTCCCGATGCCAAAATTACCGACCCCAAACTTGGTGCAGCTTGGATTGCAGCCAAGACTAAAGTACCCTTATTACCCGTGAGTCTTTGGGGAACAGAAAAGATTTTAATTAAAGGTTCAGCCTTGCCCAAACCAGTGCCGATTACAGTTCGGATTGGCGAGGTGATTCCACCTCCTGCCTCGACTAATAAAGCAGATCTACAAGCTGTTACTGAGCAGTGTGCTGCTGTGATTAATGCTCTCCATGATTTAGGACGATAA